Within the Catalinimonas niigatensis genome, the region TCACTCTCATGGTGAGCAAATGTTTGTTATTATTGCAAATGGTAGAAAAACGTATCAAATTCATATGACTGATATTGATAAATTGGATGATGAAGGGTTAGCGCTAAGACTTAAAGAAACCGGCGATCAGCGTTATTTTGCAGAATTAATGCGCAGACATGAAAGAAAAATATTAAAAAAATGTAAGAGTTATGTAAAGCAGGATGAGGCCAGTGAGGACCTGATGCAGGAGGTAATGATTAAGCTTTTTTTGCGGATAAAAGATTTTAGAAGCGAGGCAAAATTCTCTACCTGGCTTTTTACCATTATCCATAGTACCTGTATAGATTACCTTCGCAAACATAAAAAAAATGTTCACAGCATCATTACTGAAAAGCTTAGCGATGAAGTAGCAGAAATAGTGGATACAGAAGAGGAGGTGACTGAAGCGATGAGTGAAAAAATACTGGAAGAGCTGCTGAACCACATGACACCTGAAGAAAAGATGTTATTGCTGCTGAAATACAAGGAAAAACATCAGATCAAAGATATTCAACTCACTTTAAACTTATCGGAAAGTGCAGTGAAGATGCGTCTAAAAAGAGCTAAAGAAAAAATTAATAAACTTTATTATAAACACAGGCAGTAATAGAATATTTGCTTAGTACGAGGTTTACATTAACCATATTCAAAAAAAATAAATTTGAGATAGTGAATCCGTACATTTTTGCGAAAAGTGGCTCATTCACATTATAGACAAGTTATACACAGAAAAGAATAGTGAAACTCTAAAACAATGCTATGAAACGAAATGCATTCAAAATGAAACTGAAGCCGGGCTATGAGGATGAATATAAAAAGAGACATGATCAAATCTGGCCGGAATTAAGTGAATGTCTGAAAGAAGCTGGAATACATGATTATTCTATCTATCTGGATGAAGAATCCTTAACGCTTTTTGCTTTTCAAAAATTAGAGGACGGGTACGATGCTCAGAAGTTAGCAATGCATCCGATAATTAGAAGATGGTGGGCTTTTATGGCAGATATCATGGATACCAATCCGGATCATTCTCCAGTCAGTAAGCCTCTGTATGAAGTATTTCACATGGATTGAGCCGTATAGGTAGCGTATGGAATCAAAAGTTTATTTAACAAGATGGAGAACAAAATCTATCAAAAAGTATTTTTAAGAGTTAAATCATTAGACCCATATGTACGCTTTATCCACTAAATTTCTACAGAATAATCCATCTAAAATAAGTAGAGTATTGGTATATATGTGTCTGTTCTCCCTTCCGGCTTTTTCGCAGATCATCCAAAAACCTATTCCTGATAAATTAGTGGTACTCACTTTTGATGATGCGGTCAGTACGCATGCTACTTATGTAGGACCGTTACTCAGGGAATATGGATTTGGAGGTACTTTCTTTGTCTGCGAATTCCCACCTGATTTTGAAGATAAATCTAAGTATATGTCTTGGAAGCAGATTCAGGAACTTGGTGAGATGGGTTTTGAGATTGCCAACCACACCAAAACACACACGCATGTCAACACAATGGATAAAGCTCAGTTTGTGGAAGAATTAGAGTATATAGAATACAAATGTCAGGAACTGGGTTTAGATAAACCAGTCAGTTTTGCTTATCCCGCTTACGATACCGATCCTGAGGCGATTAAAACTTTGGAAGAACAAGGGTATCAATTTGCCCGGGTGGGAGGAAGCCAGGCTTATGATCCAAAAGTAAATCATCCCTATCTGATTCCCAGTTTTAGTACTACCGGAGTAGACAAAGGACGTGTGTTGAAGGCGATAGATCAGGCAAAAGATGGAAAAATTGTGGTGCTCACCATTCACGGGGTACCGGATTATGCCCACGATTGGGTGACTACTCCTCCCAAACTTTTTGAAGCTTATATGCAGTACCTGCATCAAAATGATTATAAAGTCATTGCATTGCGAGATCTGGAAAGATATATTAATGTAAAAGAAGCATTAAAGAAAATAGAACCGGATTTTGAGAGAGTGAAATGAGAAATAAATGACAGTGAATCATGCCAAGTATGATCAACATGACCACTTCCGATAGAATTTTTCAACTGTTACTTATCTGTATATTACTGATTATACCCCAGCTATGCTTTTCACAGATACAATGGCCGGAAATTACACCGCAAAATAAACCCTGGACCCGCTGGTGGTGGATGGGTAGCAGCATCAACGAAAAGGATGTCAGTGATTTGCTAGAGACATACAAAGAAGCTGGTTTGGGTGGAGTAGAAATTACACCCATCTATGGAGTGGCCGGTTATGAGGAGCATTTCATACCCTATTTGTCAGATAAATGGGTACAAAAGCTGACTTTCACATTCAAAGAAGCTGCCCGGCTTAAGCTTGGGGTAGATATGGCTACGGGTACCGGTTGGCCTTTTGGTGGTCCTTGGATAGGTGCTGAAGAAGCGAGCAAATATGTAGCTTATAAAACGTATACACTTAATGCTGGCCAAAGGCTCAACGAAAGAGTGGTGTACCTACAGCAACCATTGGTGAGGGCAGTGGGCAACCAGATTTATGAGTCTTACGGTATTTATAAACTGAATGGTGAAAAAATACATGGTTCACGCCAAAATCCTTTGTTAAAAGAAAACTCTAAACCAATTGACATTTCTGATATCAAAGAACCCATCACGGCGAACAAGAATTTGCAGGCTCTGGCGCTAGATCAGGTGAGATTTGAAAAGAGTTTACCTTTACAAACCCTGATGGCTTATTCAAATCAGGGTGAAGTTTTAAATTTAACTGATAAAGTTAACGATGAAGGAAATCTGGACTGGACGGCTTCCGATGATAAATGGACGCTTTATGCAGTTTTTCAGGGATGGCATGGGAAAATGGTGGAAAGGGCTGCCCCCGGAGGAGAAGGTTACGTCATTGATCATTTTTCACAAGAAGCTATCCGTGTTTATCTGGAAAAATTTGATCAAGCGTTGACTACAAAAGATATCTCTTCTTTAAGATCTTTTTTTAATGATTCTTATGAAGTAGATGATGCCAGTGGTCAGGCAAACTGGACACCGGAACTGTGGGATGAATTTGGACAAAGAAGAGGCTACGATTTGAGGGAGCATTTACCAGCACTTTTCGGTAATGATGCTGAGGATAAAAATAAGGCGGTACTGTCGGATTACCGGGAAACTATTTCTGAACTTCTACTTGAAAATTTTACCCAGCCCTGGCAGGAGTGGGCACATGGCAAAGATGCGATAATACGCAATCAGGCACATGGTTCGCCCGCAAATATTTTGGATTTATATGCAGCCAGTGACATCCCTGAAACGGAGGGAAATGAAGTTCTTAGGTTCAAGTTCGCGACTTCAGCGGCTAATGTGGCGGGTAGAGAACTGGTTTCCGCAGAAGCGGCAACCTGGCTGAATGAACATTTCACCTCTACCTTATCAGATGTAAAAGAAGCGGTGGATCGTTTTTTTCTGGGTGGAGTAAACCATATCTTTTATCATGGGACTAATTATTCACCACAGCAGGAGGAGTGGCCGGGTTGGCTATTTTATGCAGCGGTGCATTTTTCACCCTCAAATCCTTTGTGGGCAGATCTTGATGCGTTGAATACCTATATAGCCCACACTCAGTCATTTCTACAAATGGGTCATCCAGACAATGATATCCTCTTGTATTATCCTGTCTATGACTATTACGCGGAGAGGGGCAACGAACTACTTCGTCATTTTGATGGCTTTGAAGAATCTGATAAATCTTCATTTAAAAACAATGTAAATCTATTGCAGAAAAAAGGATATGCATTTGATATGATATCGGATAAACAGCTTCAAAAGGTGACTTATGCAGAGAAATCACTGGTATCAGCTAACAACCTTTATCAGACAATTGTAGTGCCCAATTGTGAATATATGCCATTAAACACTTTGCAGAAAATCATGCAACTGGCAGAAGGAGGAGCTTCTATCATCGTACATAGAGCTTTGCCTGCAAGCATCCCGGGCCTAAGAAAAGATAACCTGGAGGAGTTTAGAAAACTTAAAGCTCAATTATACTTTAAGAAGCAAAGCAATGGGATACAGGAAGCAACTGTCGGACAAGGGAGAATCATCATGGGAAATAATTTTGAAAGGCTCATGAGCTATGCCTCTGTAAGGCGGGAAGTTTTGGTAGATCAAGGATTACAATTTGTCAGAAGGGTAAATGACAATCAACATCTCTATTTCCTAAAAAACCAGGGAGATAAACCACTAGAGGGATGGGTACCAATTCAGGCTACAGGACAGTTAGTCGCTATTTACGATCCTATGCGTAAAAAAAGTGGTCTGGCATCAGTGAGAAATACAAAAAACAGAACATTGGAAGTATATCTTCAGCTTGCTCCCGGTGAAAGCTGCATATTGCAGACTTTTCCTAATTCTTTTTCAGCATCTACTTTTCCATATTATCAAGTGGTGGGAAAAGCCATACCTCTGGAAGGAAGCTGGTCCATTGATTTTATGAAAGGAGGGCCCACACTACCTTCCAGCATAAATACTTCTACTTTGAGATCATGGACAGCCCTCAAGCAGGATGAGATTGATAAATTCTCAGGAACTGCCCGATATTCACTTAACTTTCCCTTACCCTCAGGAGAGTATGAAGCGCTGAGGCTTGATTTAGGAACTGTCAAAGAAAGCGCTACGGTATATTTAAATGGTGAAGTATTAGAAACTCTATTAGGCCCCAACTATTCAATCACTATAGATAGAAATAAGATGATGTTAGTAAATAAGCTGGAGGTAGAAGTCTCAAATCTCATGGCTAATCGCATTGCTGATCTGGATCAGAGGAAGGTAGGGTGGAAAAAATTTTACAACATCAATTTCCCTGCACGTTTAAGCGAAAATCGTAATGCAAATGGATTATTTGATGCATCTCAATGGAGCCCCAAACCATCTGGCCTAATGGGTCCTGTCACACTTACTCCATTGAATAAAATGAAATTGTAGAAACCGGTTCTTTTTTCTTTCTAATCTAATTTTTCATTTCAGGATTTTTATACGATCAGAAGTTACGCAGAGACTGATTTAGTAGTAAAAAATGTACG harbors:
- a CDS encoding RNA polymerase sigma factor, with the translated sequence MTDIDKLDDEGLALRLKETGDQRYFAELMRRHERKILKKCKSYVKQDEASEDLMQEVMIKLFLRIKDFRSEAKFSTWLFTIIHSTCIDYLRKHKKNVHSIITEKLSDEVAEIVDTEEEVTEAMSEKILEELLNHMTPEEKMLLLLKYKEKHQIKDIQLTLNLSESAVKMRLKRAKEKINKLYYKHRQ
- the rhaM gene encoding L-rhamnose mutarotase — translated: MKRNAFKMKLKPGYEDEYKKRHDQIWPELSECLKEAGIHDYSIYLDEESLTLFAFQKLEDGYDAQKLAMHPIIRRWWAFMADIMDTNPDHSPVSKPLYEVFHMD
- a CDS encoding polysaccharide deacetylase family protein, with translation MYALSTKFLQNNPSKISRVLVYMCLFSLPAFSQIIQKPIPDKLVVLTFDDAVSTHATYVGPLLREYGFGGTFFVCEFPPDFEDKSKYMSWKQIQELGEMGFEIANHTKTHTHVNTMDKAQFVEELEYIEYKCQELGLDKPVSFAYPAYDTDPEAIKTLEEQGYQFARVGGSQAYDPKVNHPYLIPSFSTTGVDKGRVLKAIDQAKDGKIVVLTIHGVPDYAHDWVTTPPKLFEAYMQYLHQNDYKVIALRDLERYINVKEALKKIEPDFERVK
- a CDS encoding glycosyl hydrolase; translation: MINMTTSDRIFQLLLICILLIIPQLCFSQIQWPEITPQNKPWTRWWWMGSSINEKDVSDLLETYKEAGLGGVEITPIYGVAGYEEHFIPYLSDKWVQKLTFTFKEAARLKLGVDMATGTGWPFGGPWIGAEEASKYVAYKTYTLNAGQRLNERVVYLQQPLVRAVGNQIYESYGIYKLNGEKIHGSRQNPLLKENSKPIDISDIKEPITANKNLQALALDQVRFEKSLPLQTLMAYSNQGEVLNLTDKVNDEGNLDWTASDDKWTLYAVFQGWHGKMVERAAPGGEGYVIDHFSQEAIRVYLEKFDQALTTKDISSLRSFFNDSYEVDDASGQANWTPELWDEFGQRRGYDLREHLPALFGNDAEDKNKAVLSDYRETISELLLENFTQPWQEWAHGKDAIIRNQAHGSPANILDLYAASDIPETEGNEVLRFKFATSAANVAGRELVSAEAATWLNEHFTSTLSDVKEAVDRFFLGGVNHIFYHGTNYSPQQEEWPGWLFYAAVHFSPSNPLWADLDALNTYIAHTQSFLQMGHPDNDILLYYPVYDYYAERGNELLRHFDGFEESDKSSFKNNVNLLQKKGYAFDMISDKQLQKVTYAEKSLVSANNLYQTIVVPNCEYMPLNTLQKIMQLAEGGASIIVHRALPASIPGLRKDNLEEFRKLKAQLYFKKQSNGIQEATVGQGRIIMGNNFERLMSYASVRREVLVDQGLQFVRRVNDNQHLYFLKNQGDKPLEGWVPIQATGQLVAIYDPMRKKSGLASVRNTKNRTLEVYLQLAPGESCILQTFPNSFSASTFPYYQVVGKAIPLEGSWSIDFMKGGPTLPSSINTSTLRSWTALKQDEIDKFSGTARYSLNFPLPSGEYEALRLDLGTVKESATVYLNGEVLETLLGPNYSITIDRNKMMLVNKLEVEVSNLMANRIADLDQRKVGWKKFYNINFPARLSENRNANGLFDASQWSPKPSGLMGPVTLTPLNKMKL